In Gammaproteobacteria bacterium, a single window of DNA contains:
- a CDS encoding DUF3144 domain-containing protein, with protein MADETITDEELDETYRRMVDSFIDRANELAETNSPENVGMALLYAASRYNAHVVSHHAPVLEDYERDIPGAREFFHAQYQQMLDENLEDYKLTYTKYSNFIRKQ; from the coding sequence ATGGCTGACGAAACCATAACCGATGAAGAACTCGATGAAACCTACCGTCGTATGGTGGATTCATTTATCGATCGTGCCAACGAGCTTGCCGAAACCAATAGCCCGGAAAACGTCGGTATGGCACTGCTGTACGCGGCGTCTCGTTACAATGCTCATGTAGTCTCACATCATGCCCCGGTGCTCGAAGACTACGAGCGTGATATTCCCGGGGCACGCGAGTTTTTCCATGCCCAGTACCAGCAGATGCTCGATGAGAATCTCGAAGACTATAAGCTAACCTACACCAAGTACTCGAATTTCATCCGCAAGCAGTAA
- a CDS encoding aminopeptidase — MRWIISIALLSLLSGCADLGYYWHSATGHLAVMNQRVDIDTLLADDSLEADLRERLALVQEIRRFSIERLELPSNGSYDSYVELDRPYVIQNLFAAPEFSTRLYEWCYPIIGCASYRGYYDEDRLLTYAEDLMSEGLEVHIGRVSAYSTLGWFDDPVLSSFINWPDYRLAGLLFHELTHQQIYIDDDTTFNESLATAIQQVGTELWLKSQNRFEDLGKISRWLSYRGEVFELIEDVRKELTDIYSSDLSDTEKRQRKAQVFANARDAHGSIAGRYEINKGFTGWFADDLNNAKIGSVAAYNSEVPAFINMIEAHDFDFAAFFCYVDKLGALDKSARDGCLGAWKQRGDFSDQVCPGIRLAKVTACG, encoded by the coding sequence ATGCGCTGGATAATTTCGATTGCTTTACTGTCATTACTGAGCGGCTGCGCCGACCTCGGCTATTACTGGCATAGTGCGACGGGGCATCTGGCGGTTATGAATCAACGCGTTGACATCGACACGTTGCTCGCAGATGACTCGCTTGAAGCCGATTTGCGCGAGCGTCTGGCGCTAGTGCAGGAGATAAGGCGCTTTTCGATCGAACGCCTCGAGCTACCCTCAAACGGCAGTTACGACAGTTACGTCGAGCTGGATAGGCCCTACGTGATCCAGAACCTGTTCGCCGCACCGGAATTCTCGACACGGCTTTACGAATGGTGTTACCCGATCATCGGTTGCGCCAGCTACCGCGGTTACTACGATGAGGACCGCCTGTTAACCTACGCCGAGGACTTGATGTCAGAAGGCCTGGAAGTGCATATTGGCCGAGTCTCGGCCTATTCGACACTGGGCTGGTTCGATGACCCGGTGCTGAGCAGTTTTATTAACTGGCCCGACTACCGCCTCGCGGGATTACTGTTCCACGAACTCACACATCAGCAGATATATATCGATGACGACACAACTTTCAACGAATCGCTTGCAACCGCCATACAACAGGTTGGCACCGAACTCTGGTTAAAATCACAGAACCGGTTCGAGGACCTCGGCAAGATATCGCGCTGGCTAAGCTATCGCGGCGAGGTATTTGAACTCATCGAAGACGTCCGTAAAGAGCTGACAGATATCTATTCCAGTGACCTCAGCGATACAGAAAAACGCCAGCGCAAAGCGCAGGTATTTGCCAATGCACGAGATGCACATGGCAGCATTGCCGGCAGGTATGAAATCAACAAGGGATTCACAGGCTGGTTTGCCGATGACCTGAACAATGCCAAGATCGGATCAGTAGCCGCTTATAATTCCGAGGTCCCGGCATTTATCAACATGATCGAGGCACACGACTTCGATTTTGCGGCGTTCTTCTGTTACGTGGACAAGCTCGGTGCACTCGACAAGTCAGCCCGTGATGGCTGCCTTGGAGCCTGGAAACAGCGAGGCGATTTCTCGGACCAGGTTTGTCCCGGGATAAGGTTGGCGAAGGTTACTGCTTGCGGATGA
- a CDS encoding M14-type cytosolic carboxypeptidase, whose product MFVSSQFDGGNIECLDASDPSNILLEIRADNQSDFYQWFYFRAANVKDLECRYLITNAAGAAYKKGWEGYQAVASYDREFWFRVETTYDGENLVIEHNSSEDQVYFAYFAPYSMERHADLLAFAHSSERCQAETLGVTLDGQAMDCLRFGEPGEGRKSIWMVARQHPGETMAEWWMEGLVNRLVDHSDPVVNTILDKAVIYLVPNMNPDGSRRGHLRTNAVGSNLNREWDNPTPDKSPEVLCVLEKIRQTGLDFGLDVHGDEALPYNFIAGTEGIPGWNHERQQQLELFKMTLANINPDFQVEHGYPPNSAGNANMTYCSNSLAERFGALVMTLEMPFKDATGTPDRIQGWSPERCGRLAHSCLDALHLCWDQVVK is encoded by the coding sequence ATGTTTGTTTCCAGCCAGTTCGACGGTGGCAATATCGAGTGCCTCGATGCTAGCGATCCCAGCAATATTCTGCTCGAGATACGTGCCGACAATCAGTCGGACTTTTACCAGTGGTTTTATTTTCGCGCGGCAAACGTCAAGGATCTCGAGTGCAGATACCTGATTACCAATGCGGCAGGCGCAGCCTACAAAAAGGGCTGGGAAGGGTACCAGGCCGTCGCCAGTTACGACCGCGAATTCTGGTTTCGCGTCGAAACCACTTACGATGGTGAAAACCTGGTCATTGAACATAACAGTAGCGAAGACCAGGTCTACTTTGCCTATTTTGCGCCCTACTCGATGGAGCGTCATGCGGACCTGCTTGCATTTGCGCATTCCAGCGAGCGCTGCCAGGCGGAGACGCTGGGGGTAACACTAGATGGCCAGGCTATGGATTGTCTGCGTTTTGGGGAGCCCGGGGAGGGACGAAAAAGTATCTGGATGGTGGCACGCCAGCATCCGGGTGAAACCATGGCTGAATGGTGGATGGAAGGCCTGGTCAATCGCCTGGTCGACCACAGTGATCCCGTTGTCAACACGATTCTCGACAAGGCGGTAATTTACCTGGTGCCAAATATGAATCCCGACGGAAGTCGGCGCGGGCATTTGCGTACCAACGCGGTGGGATCGAATTTGAATCGCGAATGGGACAACCCCACCCCGGACAAGAGCCCCGAGGTACTGTGCGTGCTCGAGAAGATCAGGCAAACTGGGCTCGATTTTGGTCTCGACGTGCATGGTGATGAGGCGCTGCCGTACAACTTTATAGCGGGCACCGAGGGCATTCCCGGTTGGAACCATGAACGCCAGCAGCAACTCGAACTGTTCAAGATGACGCTCGCGAACATTAACCCGGATTTCCAGGTCGAACACGGCTATCCGCCGAATTCGGCCGGCAACGCTAACATGACCTATTGCTCGAACTCGCTCGCGGAGCGCTTTGGTGCGCTGGTCATGACGCTGGAAATGCCGTTCAAGGATGCCACCGGAACCCCGGATCGTATCCAGGGATGGAGCCCGGAACGTTGTGGCCGTCTCGCGCATTCCTGCCTCGATGCCCTGCACCTGTGCTGGGACCAGGTGGTGAAATAA
- a CDS encoding multicopper oxidase family protein, with the protein MVKRRDFLKAGAAGLLGSALVKSPAALATLKSTAFQLTASNGNFKFGPDQVMATQVMFYNQSIPGPVIRIPQGQESTIRFKNALDESSSVHWHGLRIDNAMDGVPGMTQEPVLPGQTFDYRLTPPDAGSYWYHTHQRSWAQLALGLAGILIVEEASPPRVDQDLVFAIDDWRLDDQMQMDMRSLGALHDWSHRGRLGNVITVNGETEKRYKVAAGERVRLRLLNIANARTMNLLFNEPELSVVAIDGQPVKPFVPESGRILLAPGQRADLIIDMTAGPGERSLIEVVIGEYAYEVASFEYDQTRKREHTLDTPIALADNPLQQTRLPDEFIRVPLLMEGGAMGGMRGAMFLGKEMGIRELIEHRKIWAINGIVGMPEKPLFSVKRGTAISLDVKNENSWPHAMHIHGHHFVHDRTPDFWRDTALFSRGEQGTMKFVADNPGKWLIHCHMVEHMAGGMVTWFEVT; encoded by the coding sequence TTGGTCAAGCGCAGAGATTTCCTCAAGGCAGGCGCCGCCGGGTTACTCGGTAGCGCCCTTGTCAAGTCGCCTGCAGCCCTGGCGACCCTTAAAAGCACGGCTTTTCAGCTAACCGCGTCTAACGGTAATTTTAAATTCGGTCCGGACCAGGTCATGGCAACACAAGTCATGTTTTATAACCAGTCGATACCCGGGCCGGTAATCCGTATCCCGCAGGGTCAGGAATCGACGATTCGGTTTAAAAATGCGCTCGACGAATCCAGCTCTGTTCATTGGCACGGGCTGCGCATCGATAACGCGATGGACGGGGTGCCCGGCATGACCCAGGAACCGGTGTTACCGGGCCAAACCTTCGATTACCGATTGACTCCCCCCGATGCCGGCAGCTACTGGTATCACACCCACCAGCGCTCCTGGGCACAACTGGCCCTGGGTCTGGCCGGGATCCTGATCGTCGAAGAAGCATCACCACCGCGGGTGGACCAGGATCTGGTTTTTGCTATCGATGACTGGCGCCTCGATGATCAAATGCAGATGGATATGCGCAGCCTGGGTGCGCTGCATGACTGGTCGCATCGCGGGCGTCTCGGCAATGTCATAACCGTGAACGGTGAAACCGAGAAGAGGTATAAAGTTGCCGCCGGTGAGCGTGTCCGTCTGCGATTGCTCAATATCGCAAATGCGCGCACCATGAATCTGTTATTCAACGAACCCGAACTCTCGGTTGTCGCGATTGATGGCCAACCGGTTAAACCCTTTGTTCCTGAATCGGGCAGAATTTTACTGGCGCCAGGCCAGCGCGCCGATTTGATCATCGACATGACTGCCGGTCCCGGCGAGCGTTCACTGATCGAGGTCGTTATTGGAGAGTACGCCTACGAAGTTGCGAGTTTCGAGTACGATCAGACCAGGAAGCGCGAGCACACCCTGGATACACCCATTGCACTGGCCGACAATCCGCTGCAGCAAACCCGGCTGCCGGATGAATTTATACGAGTGCCGTTGCTGATGGAAGGGGGTGCCATGGGCGGCATGCGTGGAGCAATGTTTCTGGGTAAGGAGATGGGGATTCGCGAGCTGATCGAGCACCGCAAAATATGGGCCATCAACGGCATCGTAGGGATGCCGGAAAAGCCACTCTTCAGTGTTAAACGCGGAACGGCAATTAGCCTTGATGTTAAAAACGAGAACAGCTGGCCGCATGCGATGCACATCCATGGACACCATTTCGTTCACGACAGGACGCCTGATTTCTGGCGCGATACCGCGCTGTTTTCACGCGGTGAGCAGGGGACGATGAAATTCGTCGCCGATAATCCAGGCAAATGGCTGATTCACTGCCACATGGTCGAGCACATGGCCGGCGGCATGGTAACCTGGTTCGAAGTGACGTAA
- a CDS encoding ABC transporter substrate-binding protein, whose translation MSKINIQFTLFSAFYSPLIVTMAGGFLNREGLEYEWSVSPPGVPAVAAIMDGSAQVVQSAPSQAFNAIAQGESDYPLHFAQINEMDGFFISGREADAGFSWHQLEGAEVVMFGGGQPNAMFRYACHRAGIDYDKIRAITPGGADEIDQAFRAGEGQYVQQQGPYPQQLEVEGVGSIVAQVGPLIGPCAFSSLAASREWLGTDEASAFTRAYASARQYLNETPANEIAALEQSYFPATSPAALEQCISSYQQLGCWTPHVEITKPAFAVILDVFTYTGGISERYPYESVCAVPPSDQGITHDH comes from the coding sequence ATGTCGAAGATCAACATCCAGTTCACGCTGTTTTCCGCGTTTTACTCGCCCCTGATTGTGACGATGGCGGGAGGGTTTCTTAATCGGGAAGGTCTCGAGTACGAGTGGTCGGTGTCGCCACCCGGAGTGCCGGCGGTCGCCGCCATTATGGACGGGTCGGCACAGGTCGTGCAGTCGGCACCGAGCCAGGCCTTTAACGCGATAGCGCAGGGCGAGTCGGATTATCCGCTCCACTTTGCCCAGATCAATGAAATGGATGGATTCTTTATCAGCGGTCGCGAGGCGGATGCCGGGTTCTCATGGCACCAGCTCGAGGGCGCAGAAGTGGTCATGTTCGGTGGCGGTCAACCCAATGCGATGTTTCGCTACGCCTGCCATCGCGCCGGTATCGACTATGACAAAATTCGGGCGATTACGCCCGGCGGAGCGGATGAAATCGATCAGGCGTTTCGCGCTGGCGAAGGTCAGTATGTACAACAGCAGGGACCTTACCCGCAGCAACTCGAGGTTGAGGGTGTCGGCAGCATCGTCGCCCAGGTGGGCCCGCTGATTGGGCCCTGTGCCTTTTCGAGCCTGGCCGCTTCGCGCGAATGGCTGGGCACAGACGAAGCGAGCGCCTTTACCCGCGCCTATGCCAGTGCCCGGCAGTATCTGAATGAAACCCCGGCCAATGAAATCGCGGCTCTCGAGCAATCCTATTTCCCCGCTACCAGTCCCGCCGCCCTGGAGCAATGTATTTCCAGTTACCAGCAACTGGGGTGCTGGACACCGCATGTCGAAATAACAAAACCGGCATTCGCAGTCATACTCGATGTCTTTACCTATACCGGTGGTATATCTGAACGCTACCCTTACGAATCCGTCTGCGCCGTTCCACCTTCGGACCAGGGAATCACTCATGACCATTGA
- a CDS encoding aminotransferase class V-fold PLP-dependent enzyme produces the protein MTIDKNSITADLLSDTGYCHLDNAGAALMPRCVLETQIAHLELEASVGGYEAERRKHDQIEAVYDSVARLINCHRDEVAIVENATVGWMMAFYAIPFEAGDRILTAEAEYASNYLAYLQVTRQKGVIVETIPSTVDGEICVETLESMIDERVRLISVTHVPTNGGLVNPVEAIGRVAKQHDILYLVDACQSAGQMPLDVSAINCDFLSATGRKFLRGPRGVGFLFVSRRVPESLHPPVIDLFSATWIDADHYELRKDARRFENWESNYAAKLGLGSAIDYALNIGLDNIEAEVTRLADLLRSMLAEIPGVSVHDIGKRKCGIVTFSVDGVAATDIEKRLRENGVQVSVSSPVSTLIDATRRKLPDLVRSSVHYYNREAELEALVNVIKSI, from the coding sequence ATGACCATTGATAAAAATTCGATCACGGCTGACCTGCTTTCCGATACAGGGTATTGCCACCTGGATAATGCAGGTGCCGCATTAATGCCGCGCTGCGTGCTGGAGACCCAGATCGCGCATCTTGAACTCGAAGCATCTGTCGGCGGTTACGAGGCAGAGCGGCGCAAGCATGATCAAATCGAGGCGGTTTATGATTCGGTCGCTCGTCTGATCAATTGTCATCGAGACGAGGTTGCGATCGTCGAAAATGCAACGGTCGGCTGGATGATGGCATTTTATGCGATTCCTTTTGAGGCGGGCGATCGCATCTTAACGGCCGAAGCCGAGTACGCATCGAACTACCTGGCTTATCTGCAGGTAACCAGGCAAAAGGGGGTCATTGTCGAAACCATTCCCTCCACCGTGGATGGCGAGATATGCGTCGAAACCCTGGAGAGTATGATTGACGAGCGGGTAAGACTGATATCGGTAACTCACGTACCGACCAACGGTGGTCTCGTCAATCCGGTCGAGGCAATCGGTCGGGTTGCGAAACAACATGATATTTTGTACCTCGTGGACGCCTGTCAGTCAGCCGGCCAGATGCCACTCGATGTCAGTGCGATAAACTGCGATTTTCTCAGTGCGACCGGACGCAAGTTTTTACGCGGACCGAGGGGTGTCGGATTTCTTTTTGTCAGTCGCCGCGTGCCGGAATCGCTGCACCCACCCGTGATCGATCTTTTTTCCGCGACCTGGATCGATGCAGATCACTATGAATTGCGCAAGGATGCAAGGCGCTTTGAAAACTGGGAAAGTAATTATGCTGCCAAGCTGGGCCTTGGCAGTGCGATTGATTATGCATTGAACATAGGCCTTGATAATATCGAAGCCGAAGTCACGCGCCTGGCAGACTTGTTGCGGAGCATGCTGGCCGAAATACCGGGCGTCAGCGTGCATGATATCGGCAAGCGGAAATGCGGGATCGTGACTTTTTCAGTCGATGGTGTCGCGGCTACCGATATCGAAAAGCGGCTTCGGGAAAATGGAGTCCAGGTCAGCGTGAGTTCTCCGGTTAGCACCCTGATTGACGCGACCCGCCGAAAGCTGCCTGACCTGGTGCGCAGCTCAGTGCATTACTACAACCGGGAAGCGGAGCTGGAAGCGCTGGTGAACGTTATCAAGTCGATCTAA
- a CDS encoding DUF302 domain-containing protein codes for MSYTIDRLIENSDFDDVDTRTRNALAAHGFGVLTEIDVKATMKKKLDIDMESYRILGACNPTMAHQAIGMEPKIGAMLPCNVILRAVEGGVQVSAVDPVSSMQAIDNDDLKAVAGQVRDMLAKVVQEI; via the coding sequence ATGAGCTACACCATTGACCGACTCATCGAGAATTCAGATTTTGATGACGTCGATACCAGGACGCGTAATGCCCTGGCAGCGCACGGATTCGGTGTTCTCACCGAAATCGACGTGAAAGCGACAATGAAGAAAAAACTTGATATTGACATGGAATCCTACCGCATTCTCGGTGCCTGCAATCCAACGATGGCACACCAGGCGATCGGCATGGAGCCAAAAATCGGGGCGATGCTTCCGTGCAATGTGATACTGCGCGCGGTCGAGGGTGGTGTTCAGGTCAGCGCAGTCGATCCGGTATCCTCGATGCAGGCGATCGACAACGATGACCTGAAAGCCGTTGCAGGCCAGGTGCGCGATATGCTGGCCAAAGTGGTTCAGGAAATCTAG